A single Kribbella aluminosa DNA region contains:
- a CDS encoding metallophosphoesterase: MYVIAHLSDPHLDGTEEARSRLRLITSYVRSSTVDVVLVTGDLADHGLPEEYVEVARELTFDVPTLVLPGNHDVSAAFRALVTAPGHGHPVHQIRDVGAARFVLVDSTVEGQDHGYLSGETLAWLDTALTDPFDGPIFVAMHHPPFELHHPVMDQWKLENPDALEQVLTGKPVTAVLTGHVHNAITTTFAGHPVLGAPGIRSTVPLPFEPHTDSVVDPTAHPGLALHFHTPGQPLQTVYRYPVQ, encoded by the coding sequence ATGTATGTGATCGCGCACCTCAGTGACCCGCACCTCGACGGCACCGAGGAGGCGCGCTCCCGGCTCCGGCTGATCACGTCGTACGTGCGCTCGTCGACGGTGGACGTCGTACTGGTCACCGGCGACCTGGCCGACCACGGGTTGCCGGAGGAGTACGTCGAGGTCGCCCGCGAACTGACCTTCGACGTACCGACGCTGGTGCTCCCCGGCAACCACGACGTCAGCGCCGCGTTCCGCGCGCTCGTCACCGCCCCGGGCCATGGCCACCCGGTCCACCAGATCCGCGACGTCGGGGCGGCCCGCTTCGTCCTCGTCGACTCCACAGTCGAAGGCCAGGACCACGGCTACCTCTCCGGGGAAACCCTCGCGTGGCTCGACACCGCCCTCACCGATCCCTTCGACGGCCCGATCTTCGTAGCCATGCACCACCCGCCCTTCGAACTCCACCACCCCGTCATGGACCAGTGGAAACTCGAAAACCCCGACGCCCTCGAGCAGGTCCTGACCGGCAAACCCGTCACCGCCGTACTCACCGGCCACGTCCACAACGCCATCACCACCACCTTCGCCGGCCACCCCGTCCTAGGCGCCCCCGGCATCCGCTCCACCGTCCCCCTCCCCTTCGAACCGCACACCGATTCGGTAGTAGACCCCACCGCCCACCCCGGCCTCGCCCTCCACTTCCACACCCCCGGCCAACCCCTCCAAACCGTCTACCGCTACCCAGTCCAATAG
- a CDS encoding DUF222 domain-containing protein, which produces MLECDLEELSATDLLSVAAEFARIQDRAAVRIVEAALAFADQNAVVPGYEAYEPLPGYERIQVFGGDGCPGVAEFAPIELGAVLRMSSGAAAALMGEALALRHRLPRIWAAVLAGNAVAWRARKVAHACLALSLEAAAIVDRRVVGIVNTVTPGALTKIVNAAVWEADPESAKAQAEAAARARGVFVAPSDDQGTKRIWVRAAAGDVIRFDATIDDLARALKTLGDTDSLDQRRAKAIGWIADPAAAHHLLEVARHLAHTQSTHSAPPSDAATPSQPRSAPETPNCANHPSDQPEHSADNGLGQQVEPPAADDRAQARPKPCPGSNENPHAAEGDRAEDGGEAFTRRMLAGELPARLAAIKQDAYRNGLGAGSAVGRRRRNTLYVHLTDRTLATGDGVLRVEELGPLLASQLSELLGHDQVVVKPVIDLHDQVSVHGYEIPDRIRERVRLRHPVDMFPYGGAEATTRMDLDHVMPYTHSDRAAPPGQTRQTGQTGQTGTHNLIPLTRLHHRAKTFGRWRARRLPTGAVEWISPHGFRFVVDHSGTHPLPAATEADPVGG; this is translated from the coding sequence ATGCTTGAATGTGATCTGGAGGAGCTTTCCGCCACGGACCTGCTGTCCGTGGCGGCGGAGTTCGCCCGGATCCAGGACCGGGCTGCCGTGCGCATAGTCGAGGCAGCGCTCGCGTTCGCCGACCAGAACGCGGTGGTGCCCGGCTACGAGGCCTATGAGCCGTTGCCGGGGTACGAGCGGATCCAGGTGTTCGGCGGTGACGGTTGTCCTGGGGTGGCGGAGTTCGCGCCCATCGAGCTCGGTGCGGTACTGCGCATGTCGTCGGGCGCTGCGGCGGCGTTGATGGGTGAGGCGCTGGCGTTACGTCATCGGCTCCCCAGGATCTGGGCTGCGGTGCTGGCGGGGAACGCGGTGGCATGGCGGGCCCGGAAGGTCGCGCACGCCTGCCTGGCGTTGTCGCTGGAGGCTGCGGCGATCGTGGACCGGCGCGTGGTCGGGATCGTGAACACCGTGACACCGGGTGCCTTGACGAAGATTGTCAATGCTGCGGTCTGGGAGGCGGACCCCGAGTCGGCGAAGGCCCAGGCGGAGGCGGCCGCGCGGGCACGCGGTGTGTTCGTGGCGCCGTCCGACGACCAAGGTACGAAGCGGATCTGGGTCCGGGCCGCTGCGGGTGACGTGATCCGCTTCGACGCCACCATCGACGACCTCGCGCGAGCGTTGAAGACTCTGGGTGACACCGATTCTCTGGATCAACGCCGCGCGAAGGCAATCGGCTGGATCGCCGACCCCGCCGCAGCCCACCACTTACTCGAAGTCGCGCGCCACCTCGCCCACACACAGTCAACCCACAGCGCCCCACCCTCGGACGCTGCCACGCCGTCTCAGCCACGGTCCGCCCCGGAGACGCCGAACTGCGCCAACCACCCCAGCGATCAGCCCGAACACTCCGCCGACAACGGACTTGGACAACAAGTCGAACCACCCGCCGCCGACGACCGCGCGCAAGCCAGGCCAAAGCCGTGTCCCGGGTCCAACGAAAACCCCCACGCCGCCGAGGGCGACCGCGCCGAGGATGGTGGGGAGGCGTTCACGCGGCGGATGCTCGCGGGTGAACTGCCAGCCCGGCTGGCTGCGATCAAACAGGACGCATACCGCAACGGCCTTGGCGCCGGTTCGGCTGTGGGCCGGCGGAGGCGGAACACCCTGTACGTGCACCTCACCGATCGGACACTTGCCACCGGTGACGGCGTACTGCGAGTCGAAGAGCTCGGGCCCCTGCTCGCGAGTCAGCTGAGCGAGCTGCTCGGCCACGACCAGGTCGTGGTCAAGCCCGTGATCGACCTGCACGACCAGGTCAGCGTGCACGGCTACGAGATCCCGGACCGGATCCGCGAGCGGGTGCGGCTGCGTCATCCGGTCGACATGTTCCCGTACGGCGGCGCCGAGGCCACCACCCGGATGGACCTCGACCACGTCATGCCGTACACCCACAGCGACCGCGCCGCACCACCCGGCCAAACCCGCCAAACCGGGCAAACCGGGCAAACCGGTACCCACAACCTCATACCGCTCACTCGGCTCCACCACCGCGCCAAAACGTTCGGCCGCTGGCGCGCCCGACGCCTGCCCACCGGCGCCGTTGAATGGATCAGCCCTCACGGGTTCCGATTCGTCGTCGACCACTCCGGCACCCACCCACTACCAGCCGCCACCGAGGCTGACCCGGTCGGAGGATGA
- a CDS encoding GrpB family protein: protein MVPSNRAWQPSYDRVAPKLQAALGDLAVAVEHIGSTAVPASPSSTSR from the coding sequence CTGGTACCGAGCAACCGCGCCTGGCAGCCGTCGTACGACCGCGTGGCCCCGAAGCTGCAGGCCGCACTGGGCGACCTGGCGGTCGCGGTCGAGCACATCGGCTCAACCGCAGTACCGGCAAGCCCATCCTCGACATCGCGATAG
- the lpdA gene encoding dihydrolipoyl dehydrogenase, with amino-acid sequence MASHFDVVVLGAGPGGYVAAIRAAQLGLKTAIIEKKYWGGVCLNVGCIPSKALLRNAELSHIFRTEAKTFGISGEVSFDFPTAVQRSRKVADGRVKGVHFLMKKNNITEFDGWGSFTDANTLDVTLNNGSSETVTFGSCIVATGATTKLLPGTQLSERVVTYEEQILTEELPGSIVIAGAGAIGVEFAYVLANYGVKVTIVEFLDRMVPLEDPEVSKELAKAYKKLGVDVLTSTRVDSIDDSGASVKVTVTGKDGVQQTIEADKVMQAIGFQPRVDGYGLDKIGVALTERGAINVDGFCRTNVPNIFAIGDVTAKLMLAHAAEAMGVIAAETIAGHETMELDYAMIPRATFCQPQIASFGYTEEEARKLGHDVKVAKFPFTANGKAHGLGDPTGFVKVISSAKYGELLGAHLIGPEVTELLPELTLAQKWDLTTKELARNVHAHPTLSEALQEAFHGLEGHMINF; translated from the coding sequence ATGGCCTCGCACTTTGACGTTGTTGTCCTCGGCGCCGGTCCCGGTGGGTACGTCGCGGCGATCCGCGCCGCCCAGCTCGGACTCAAGACCGCCATCATCGAGAAGAAGTACTGGGGCGGTGTCTGCCTGAACGTGGGCTGCATCCCCTCCAAGGCGCTGCTGCGGAACGCCGAGCTGTCGCACATCTTCCGGACGGAGGCGAAGACCTTCGGTATCAGCGGCGAGGTGAGCTTCGACTTCCCGACCGCAGTGCAGCGCAGCCGGAAGGTCGCCGACGGCCGGGTCAAGGGCGTCCACTTCCTGATGAAGAAGAACAACATCACCGAGTTCGACGGCTGGGGCTCGTTCACCGACGCGAACACGCTCGACGTGACGCTGAACAATGGGTCCTCGGAGACCGTGACGTTCGGCTCCTGCATCGTGGCGACCGGCGCGACCACCAAGCTGCTGCCGGGCACCCAGCTGAGCGAGCGCGTGGTGACGTACGAGGAGCAGATCCTGACCGAGGAGCTGCCGGGCTCGATCGTGATCGCCGGTGCCGGTGCGATCGGTGTCGAGTTCGCGTACGTGCTGGCGAACTACGGCGTCAAGGTGACGATCGTCGAGTTCCTGGACCGGATGGTCCCGCTCGAGGACCCGGAGGTCTCCAAGGAGCTCGCGAAGGCGTACAAGAAGCTCGGCGTCGACGTACTGACGTCGACCCGGGTGGACTCGATCGACGACTCCGGTGCCTCGGTCAAGGTCACGGTGACCGGCAAGGACGGCGTACAGCAGACGATCGAGGCCGACAAGGTCATGCAGGCGATCGGCTTCCAGCCGCGGGTCGACGGGTACGGGCTGGACAAGATCGGGGTCGCGCTGACCGAGCGCGGCGCGATCAACGTCGACGGCTTCTGCCGGACGAACGTGCCGAACATCTTCGCGATCGGCGACGTGACCGCGAAGCTGATGCTCGCGCACGCGGCCGAGGCGATGGGCGTGATCGCCGCCGAGACGATCGCCGGGCACGAGACGATGGAGCTCGACTACGCGATGATCCCGCGGGCGACGTTCTGCCAGCCGCAGATCGCCAGCTTCGGGTACACCGAGGAGGAGGCCCGCAAGCTGGGCCACGACGTCAAGGTCGCGAAGTTCCCGTTCACCGCGAACGGGAAGGCGCACGGGCTGGGTGACCCGACCGGCTTCGTGAAGGTGATCAGCTCCGCTAAGTACGGCGAACTTCTGGGCGCGCACCTGATCGGCCCGGAGGTCACCGAGCTGCTGCCGGAGCTGACGCTGGCCCAGAAGTGGGACCTGACCACCAAGGAACTGGCCCGCAACGTCCACGCCCACCCGACCCTGAGCGAGGCCCTGCAAGAGGCGTTCCACGGCCTCGAAGGCCACATGATCAACTTCTGA
- the tsaA gene encoding tRNA (N6-threonylcarbamoyladenosine(37)-N6)-methyltransferase TrmO — protein MADELVLQVVGRVESELRERADAPRQGDEGAPDAWVVFDASVREALADVAPGDELILITWFDRADRSVQKVHPRGDASRPATGVFSTRSPDRPNPLGLHRVTVLAVDDLRLQVNNLEALDGTPVVDVKPVLGEVSER, from the coding sequence ATGGCGGATGAGCTTGTACTGCAGGTGGTCGGGCGGGTGGAGTCGGAGTTACGCGAGCGCGCGGATGCGCCGCGGCAAGGGGATGAAGGTGCGCCGGACGCCTGGGTCGTGTTCGACGCGTCTGTTCGGGAGGCCCTCGCGGATGTTGCTCCCGGCGACGAGCTCATTCTCATCACCTGGTTCGATCGAGCGGATCGGAGTGTGCAGAAGGTGCATCCGCGCGGCGACGCGAGCCGACCTGCGACCGGTGTCTTCAGCACGCGCTCGCCGGACCGCCCCAATCCGCTCGGCCTCCACCGCGTCACCGTCCTGGCCGTCGACGACCTCCGCCTCCAGGTAAACAACCTGGAGGCCCTCGACGGCACCCCGGTCGTCGATGTGAAACCGGTCCTCGGTGAAGTCTCCGAACGCTGA